GAGGTTGCATGGAGAAACTAATCATGCGAAAACCAAGCGAATCCTTCCATGCGTAAAATATCCAAGGTACGAAAGAAACTCCGAATCGTCGGACATCTAGGGCAGGAACTTCCCGAAGTAACGCTCATGGAGACGAAAGGTTGCTTTCATCGTGGAAGTGAGAAGCTCCCACTTCAAGCGAAGCTAAGTGGTGAGTAGTTCACTAGCGTCCATTGCTTTCTCCTCAACCATGATGATATTTATTCTAGCATACAATGTTTTTCAATTTTTTTACAGTTATTTTGGTGACTCGTATTTGACAACTTATTTCATCTACTATATATTTCAATAAACAAAGTATATAAGGTGTGATCCTTTTGAGCAAAACAGAGCATGTCCATACCATTATTGAAAATATGCTGGACATTCAAAAATATTCTCAGAAATTCGTGTCGATGATTATTGCGGAGGAACAACTCTCCCAACTTCAAGTGGTTTTGCTGTTCGAATTGAAAAAGCAAGGCAGCATGAAAGCCTCAGAAATTGCCGAGTTATTCCAAGTGACCCCTGGTGCAGTGACGTCGATGTGTGACAAACTGGAGCACCGATCGCTCATTCAACGTACGAGAGACGCCAAAGACAGGCGCATCGTCAAAATGATCCTTACAGATCAGGGAGAAAAAAAACTGCAAGCGCTATTCCACAAGTTTCCTGACGAAAAGGTGGAGAAAATGGTGGAGACGCTCGCCCAAGTGAAAAAGCTGATGGCAAACATGATTGAGTAACGGCCCGATAAAATGAAGAAAGGCCGTTTTTCATTGGTATATTATTTTAACAATCATATATTTTAGTAAGTATATTATAATTTATATAAAGTAAACAAAAGGAGTTTATTATGAAAGAGCCAACAAAAAAGCTGATTAAAGCAAGTGGTATTGTACATGGAAAGCGCATTGGTTACGTCGTCATTAAAGTGAACGGCACGGTCACTTTTCAAAAAGAATTAGCATCTGAGCATTTATCGATCTTTGGCATAGGAACATTTTTGTCAAAAGCATGTGTCGATCAACTCAATAATAAAGGCGTCGCCAAGTTTACTTCGCTACAATGCAATCATATTGTCAACACGGGGTCGCTCACACTGATCGAAGGCACAACGCGCATGGTTTTGAGCCGAGGTCAGCTCAACATTAGAAAGGAATTAACAGCAGACCAGGTTAAAGCTCGTGGCTTGATTCGTGCAAAATCAGTGGAAGCCGAGCAGGTTGAACTGCACATTTCCGGGCGTTGTGAGATTCACTCGCTCAAAGGGCAATCCATTCATGTCACACCTGATTTACTGACGTTATCTTTTACTAGACAACTGTTCTGTCAAAACATTTTCGGAGAGGATATACATCTCTACAGGACAA
This genomic interval from Litoribacterium kuwaitense contains the following:
- a CDS encoding MarR family winged helix-turn-helix transcriptional regulator, giving the protein MSKTEHVHTIIENMLDIQKYSQKFVSMIIAEEQLSQLQVVLLFELKKQGSMKASEIAELFQVTPGAVTSMCDKLEHRSLIQRTRDAKDRRIVKMILTDQGEKKLQALFHKFPDEKVEKMVETLAQVKKLMANMIE